Proteins from a single region of Dyadobacter fanqingshengii:
- a CDS encoding lysophospholipid acyltransferase family protein — MHSKKSIFSLLPSWLVRFDFMGIFEQDPFGNYLIIKRFIIFIIGWFTYYRYTAVNKIEIIGSDQLIELPDNGVLFLSNHQTYFADVIAFYHIFCATKWGYKDTISPPFYLFSPRARCYYVAASETMKEGILPKLFSIGGAITIERSWRANGENVTRQLDNAAQDKIGMGLKHGWVVSFPQGTTKPYAPVRKGTAHLIKDHQPIVIPVVINGFRRAFDKKGLRFKKRNTKLTVHFKPPMHFLPDESLESMIDRVTKAIEQEAPKDGTAAIPVA, encoded by the coding sequence ATGCATTCGAAAAAAAGTATTTTCAGCCTGTTACCGTCCTGGTTGGTGCGCTTCGATTTTATGGGCATTTTCGAGCAGGATCCGTTTGGCAACTATTTGATTATCAAACGTTTTATAATATTCATCATTGGGTGGTTTACTTACTACAGATATACGGCTGTCAATAAAATAGAAATCATCGGCAGCGATCAGCTCATTGAACTTCCCGATAACGGCGTGCTTTTCCTCTCCAACCACCAGACTTATTTTGCAGATGTAATTGCTTTTTACCACATTTTCTGCGCTACCAAATGGGGATATAAAGACACCATTTCGCCACCATTTTATCTGTTTTCTCCGCGTGCAAGATGCTATTATGTAGCGGCTTCTGAGACGATGAAAGAAGGGATTCTTCCCAAACTTTTCAGCATTGGCGGCGCTATCACCATTGAACGCTCTTGGCGTGCCAATGGCGAAAACGTGACGAGGCAATTGGATAATGCAGCGCAGGACAAGATTGGAATGGGCCTGAAACATGGCTGGGTCGTAAGCTTCCCCCAGGGAACCACCAAACCTTATGCGCCTGTGCGGAAAGGAACGGCACATTTGATCAAAGATCACCAACCTATCGTGATCCCGGTGGTTATCAATGGTTTCAGAAGAGCATTTGATAAAAAAGGCTTAAGATTTAAAAAAAGGAACACAAAACTGACTGTACATTTCAAACCTCCCATGCATTTTTTACCAGACGAATCGCTGGAAAGCATGATTGACCGCGTCACAAAGGCGATTGAACAGGAAGCGCCTAAGGACGGAACAGCCGCTATTCCCGTCGCCTGA
- a CDS encoding TIGR01777 family oxidoreductase, whose amino-acid sequence MKGKKVLITGGTGLIGKRLTQLLLEKGYEVAFLSRKKTSIPSVQVFEWNVEKGYIEEGALENTDYLIHLAGAGVADERWTEERKKLIISSRTETAKLILDKLVEKNIRPAAFVSSSGSSYYGEDTGDVRNSESSPPNNDFLSQVTVVWEKAADDIAALGIRTVKLRTGIVLSNEGGAIPKMAAPAKFGFGSPLGSGKQWISWIHIDDLCRMYIEAMENESWQGAYNAIASQPVTNEELTKQICIALNRPQWLPNVPSFALKMVFGEMASVVLGSSYLVNERIAKETNFQYRFSELDKALKDILS is encoded by the coding sequence ATGAAGGGCAAGAAAGTATTGATTACCGGCGGAACAGGATTGATTGGCAAAAGACTCACTCAATTATTGCTCGAAAAAGGTTACGAAGTAGCCTTTTTAAGCCGAAAAAAAACAAGCATTCCGTCTGTTCAGGTTTTTGAATGGAATGTTGAAAAAGGTTATATAGAAGAAGGCGCGCTTGAAAACACCGATTACCTGATTCATCTCGCTGGCGCTGGCGTCGCGGATGAGCGCTGGACAGAAGAGCGTAAAAAGCTTATCATTTCCAGTCGGACTGAAACGGCGAAGCTGATCCTTGATAAGTTAGTTGAGAAAAACATCCGGCCGGCTGCATTTGTTTCTTCTTCCGGAAGCAGTTACTACGGAGAAGATACGGGTGATGTTCGCAATTCCGAAAGTTCGCCGCCGAACAATGATTTCCTATCGCAAGTGACAGTTGTTTGGGAAAAAGCGGCCGATGATATTGCGGCATTGGGTATAAGAACTGTGAAACTCAGAACCGGAATTGTATTGAGCAACGAAGGCGGCGCGATCCCAAAAATGGCTGCCCCGGCAAAATTTGGCTTCGGCAGTCCGCTGGGTTCGGGTAAGCAATGGATTTCATGGATCCATATCGATGACCTTTGCAGAATGTACATAGAAGCAATGGAAAATGAATCGTGGCAAGGCGCTTATAATGCCATTGCAAGCCAGCCTGTTACGAATGAGGAGCTTACCAAACAGATCTGCATTGCGCTTAACAGGCCGCAATGGCTTCCCAATGTTCCCTCATTTGCTCTGAAAATGGTTTTTGGAGAAATGGCAAGCGTGGTCTTAGGCAGCAGCTATCTTGTTAATGAACGAATTGCAAAGGAAACCAATTTCCAATATCGGTTCAGTGAACTGGATAAAGCGCTCAAAGACATTTTGAGTTAA
- a CDS encoding M61 family metallopeptidase, with protein sequence MHYNIYVSDPQSHLINITYTIPQIDAEVIEIQLPAWRPGRYEIQNFAKNIQFIEAISETDQNLSIHKVTKDRWQVATAGEKEIKIRYTFYAAIQNAGSSYVDEELWYLNFINFCMYTEGRIGEAYTIHLDLPEGYRIACGLPAEGNVLKAKDFYQLVDSPLLASQTLQERHYQVRDVNFKIWMHGNLQPNWHRITRDFRRFSREQIAMMGEFPEADYHFLNLILPTAFYHGVEHHNSTMIVLGPDDEGEGLYSDLLGVSSHELFHAWNIIRIRPAELLPYDFTKENYFRTCFVAEGCTTYYGDLFLKRAGVFTDENYIKELQVYMKRHFEASSHATHSLADSSFDLWLDGYEKGIPNRKVSVYHKGALVALILDLYLRKKTDHAQSLDTVMQLLWARFGKPFIGYTLQDYMNIVEEVAGESLEWYWHDCIFTSTPLETRLNEALAFVGLQMSTFSNGNIQLNVMDNFKAKLQRDKWLETVQALTPEELEEEEEE encoded by the coding sequence ATGCATTATAATATTTACGTATCTGATCCGCAGTCTCATCTCATTAACATTACTTACACTATACCTCAAATTGATGCAGAGGTAATCGAAATTCAGCTGCCTGCCTGGCGACCCGGACGATACGAAATTCAAAATTTCGCTAAAAATATTCAATTTATTGAAGCGATCTCTGAGACCGATCAGAATCTCTCTATTCATAAAGTAACGAAAGACCGCTGGCAGGTTGCAACGGCAGGTGAAAAAGAGATAAAGATCCGTTACACATTCTACGCAGCTATTCAAAATGCAGGGAGCAGTTACGTGGACGAGGAGCTGTGGTATCTCAATTTCATCAACTTTTGCATGTATACCGAAGGGCGGATAGGCGAAGCCTACACCATCCATCTTGATTTGCCGGAGGGTTACAGAATTGCCTGCGGGCTTCCGGCGGAGGGCAATGTTTTAAAAGCCAAGGATTTTTACCAATTGGTCGACAGCCCGTTGCTGGCTTCTCAAACCTTGCAGGAACGTCATTATCAGGTTCGCGATGTGAACTTTAAAATATGGATGCACGGAAATTTACAGCCGAACTGGCACAGAATTACCCGTGACTTCCGTCGTTTCTCCCGCGAGCAGATCGCAATGATGGGCGAGTTTCCGGAAGCAGACTATCATTTTCTCAACCTGATTCTTCCTACGGCATTCTATCACGGCGTTGAGCACCACAATTCCACAATGATTGTGCTGGGGCCCGACGATGAGGGCGAAGGGCTTTACTCAGATCTCCTGGGCGTGAGCTCGCACGAACTGTTTCACGCGTGGAACATTATACGCATCCGGCCTGCCGAGTTGTTACCTTATGATTTTACCAAAGAAAACTATTTCCGGACCTGTTTTGTCGCGGAGGGCTGCACCACTTATTATGGGGATCTCTTCCTGAAACGGGCTGGCGTCTTTACCGACGAAAATTACATTAAGGAATTACAGGTTTACATGAAAAGGCATTTCGAAGCCAGTTCACATGCCACGCATTCGCTGGCGGATTCGTCCTTTGATCTTTGGCTGGATGGTTATGAGAAAGGAATTCCCAATCGCAAAGTTTCGGTTTATCATAAAGGAGCATTGGTTGCGCTTATTCTGGACTTGTATTTGAGGAAGAAAACCGATCATGCGCAGTCGTTAGACACTGTTATGCAGTTATTATGGGCGCGTTTTGGGAAACCTTTTATTGGATATACGCTGCAAGATTACATGAATATCGTTGAGGAAGTTGCCGGCGAGTCTTTGGAATGGTACTGGCATGATTGCATTTTTACCAGCACACCTTTGGAAACACGGCTAAATGAAGCGTTGGCTTTTGTAGGTTTGCAAATGTCCACATTCAGTAACGGGAACATTCAATTGAATGTCATGGACAATTTTAAAGCCAAACTTCAACGCGATAAGTGGCTTGAAACAGTGCAGGCATTAACGCCAGAGGAACTGGAAGAGGAAGAAGAAGAATAA